The following DNA comes from Capsicum annuum cultivar UCD-10X-F1 chromosome 7, UCD10Xv1.1, whole genome shotgun sequence.
TGGTCATCAGCCTGGGGGTGAAACATTGTGCTAAGATCAAactaagtacccaactcatcctgaaaagcctttcaaaagtgagatgtgaacacagaacctcgatttgaaataatggacactgatGCACCATGCAGACGCACAATCTCACAAATAAAGATAGGGGCTAACTTCTCATCCCTGAATAAGTCTCAAACCGaaataaaatgagttgacttagtcaatcgatccacgatgacccaaacaatatcagaaccatgagatgtataaggcaaactagtcacaaagtccatggtcatccattcccacttccactcgggaatgggtaacctctgaagcaatccaacaagtctcatatgctcggccttcacctactgacaacataggcaatgagccataaaatctgctatatctcgcctcataccaccccactagtagtgctgcctcaaatcacgatacatcttagtcacatctggatggataaaatatttgaaacaatgGGCTTTCTcaaagatcaacctaatccaatcacccactcttagCACACAAACTCGActcccaatcctcaaaactccatctgaaacaaacgaggcttccttagcctccccactcaacaccttatctcgaatcaacctgaATCCAACATTATCAAACCAATGAGCTTGAATttgctctatcaaagaagatctagcctccacaaatgccaaaacacgtccaggtgtcgaaatatcaagtctaaccatctagttagctaaaaactgaacctctaaggccaaaggcctcttttgggtcaaaagatgcgccaagttACCCATGCTAGTAgactttcggctcaaggcatctgcaaccacattactCTTGCCTGGATAGTAGagaataatcaaatcataatccttaagtaactcaagccaaaaatattgccttatattaagatctcgaTGGggaaagaagtactgaaggctacgatgatctgagaagatctcacaacgactccatacaagtagtgcctccataacttcaaggcaaacacaactgcgcacacaacaaatcataggtaggataattcctctcatgacgcatatgcaatcaccttgccctcctgcatcaacacaacacctaacccaacacccgAAGCATTACAAAAGATGGTAAAGCCAATGCCCTTCTTAggtaaagccaatataggagctgaagtcaacaaatccttgagcttttgaaagctcgcctcacaagcatcggaccactgaaaagaaatcttcttctaggttaacttggtcaatggagccgcaatggatgaaaaaccctcaacaaaacgccGACAATACCTGGCCAAGCCAACAAAATTTTGAATCtcagtgggcgaagtaggtctagcctaatcacgaaccattgcaaccttagttagatcaaccataataccttccttagtcaccacatgactcaagaaagaaacagactccaaccaaaactcgcacttagagaacttagcatacaacttctcatccctcaatctctgaagcacaatccgcaaatgcttcaaatgctcaacctcactcttgaaataaacaaagatatcatctataaatacaataacaaagaagtcAAGATATGATCGAAACACCTGGTTCACCAACTCCATGAACacggcaggggcattggtcaacccaaaatacatgaccaataactcataatgaccatatcgagtctgaaaagctcTCTTCGaaatatccgaagctctaatccttaactaatgataaccgaacctcaaatcaatcttcaaaaatactgCAGCACCCTAAAGCTgctcaaacaaatcattaatgcgaggaagaggatacttattcttaaccgtcaccttattcaactgtcgataatcaactcacatccgcatagacccatcctttttctttacaaacaagacaggtgcacctcaaggtgaaacactaggtcggataaatcccttatccaacaactcctgcaactgatcattcagttccttcaactctgtcggggtcatcctataaggaggaatagaaatgggcttcgtgctcagctcaacatcaatactgaaatcaATATCTAAATCCGGAGGTATACCAGgcaagtccgtagggaacacatccataaactcacggacaacacagacagaatccaaggaaggaggcGAAACAACATTGGTGTTACGAATATGACTCAAGAACGaaaaacatcccctctcaatcaatttacgagcctgaacaaaaagatataatcctcttaggacttgaatgaagtgcacccttccaagctatccttgacACACCCAATGAAGCTGAAATCACAGTTTAAACAAAACAATCGAAGACATactacaaaaaataaatcaaattgcGAGGGTTAATTTTACAGTTTGTGGGGGTTTATATAATTCCGAAGGTTTCCAAAACCCCCACAATTCAAGCCGTCACAAACAATTTGCGGCAGTTTTTTTCCAACCTCCATAATTAATTTGCGGGGGTTATTTTGCAGCGGTTGACCCCtgttactctaaatttaattatttttcttaataactaattatagattctaattttagctcaaatttaattgttcctttagacttaacctacaatccaatatttgttcaattcatacATCATTAatacaacatgagtaattaaacattgtaattgacaagcatatcaaaaatacattgaacattaaactttaaaattaaattttcaacatcaacatcttcaaactccaaattttcaacattaactagtattttcaaactccaaaattttcaacattaataTAGAAAAAGGTATATCAAACATTGCTTTCAGAAATTTCTCTGTTGGGTCGAGCTTGACTGGAGAATCATCTTTGTACTCTTTTAACTTATGTTCTTTGTCTTTGGATGGAGCCATCTCCAATAAAATCTCAAGGAGCTCAGTTCCAATAATTTCAGCATTACCTGAATCGAAAATTTAACTTGTTACTGTTGTCTGTTCTCCTAAATCCCAAAACCTTACGAGTCCTACATACACTTGAACTTCTGTATACTGATGAAACCATTAAAGAACAGCGATTGAACGCAGAATTGTTGACATGGTAGAACCTCTGACTATTGATGAAACCATCAAAGAACATTTCTTTAAGGTAAAGTTGATACCCTAGTTTCAGAACTACAAGATGCTACATCCTAAAAAAAGAACATACTGAAATCCTCGGGAGCAAAGGACCATAACTTTTAGCAAGATAAACTAGTCCCCTTGGCTTTACTAGCTAAAGCATTGTGACCATCTAGCAATATATTAGCTTACTACAATAAGAGCCATGAAGAAGGATTATCCAGTAATCAATCATTTGTTCAAATACTAACTAGGTGATTTTGCCCCCTTTAGTACTCAACAGGAGGATTTATTTGGTAACATCAAACACACACTTCATTCTATTTTCCAGCTCTTAATTTCAATTCAGAGAGGGATTTAACTTAAACAAACCCACCAAATGTAATGAAGTCTTACAGAAAGAATCATTTTAACCTATTGTAGTGGGTAACCCTTCTCACCCATAGTTATCTTTTAGGTCAACCTAATAGCATAAAGATTGATGTATTTAAGTCTAACTCTTCAAAGAACGGTGAAAATGATGAATACCTTCTAAAAGGGCTTCACATATTTTCTCTGTGGTTACATTTAGGGCCCTCAGGAAAATTGCAATGTTTTGCGCCTTCTTTGGATCAAGTACTCTATTCTCTTGGTTCGGTGAAGGAACAAAGCTTCTAGCTGTGTCATTTGTATTCAAAGTAGGATCCTTGACGACAAACAATGTTTCTATCATCTCTTCATTCAACCTGCAAACAAAAGGCAATGAATATCTGTAATGAAATTTTACACAGGAGTAAgttatgttgctcagactctccaAAAAAAGGTTGTTGAACCCATGTCGGATCCTCAAAAATGAATTCAACAAGTacttttttgaagagtccgagtaacCAAGGTAGTAAAAGTTACAGATTATCATACTTAAATGAGCTTGATTTCAGTTGATACCACTCCATTTTGCGATCCAAACTTGCTCTCACTTTATtccaatgcaaagttttcaactTTGGTTTAGGCTCCTCAGTTTTCTCATCATTCTTCTCAACATGTTCTGAAATAGAAGGCAACTCCATTGGAGAAACCAATACTGGACTCTCAACTCCTATGGATTTTAAAGGAGTTTTAAGAACCAAAGACTGCGGTggcagtggtggtggtggtggacaTAACGGTGGCGGAACAGAAGctggtgtagcatgttgtatgTGATTTCTATTTCTTTCTAGAAACTGAACATCCTGctccaaaaaattgaaaattccagGAGATGAGTCCATCCTTCTAGTTGAATATCTCTCTGGAGATAGCAAACTACGTGGTGATAGTGATGGTGACAGAGATGGAGATTCTACAAATATTGGCACATTAGCCATCGTCTGTGGCGGTGGAGGAGGGGGAGGTGGATACTGAGGTGGTGGAGCAGTGTCAACAGCCACCAATTCCAGTGATTTAGCTCTTCAATTTTCCCTTTTCGAACTCAAACTCGCTGGTGGCGAAATGCTCAATGATACAGACCGAACAAGCGAACCAGATCCGGAACTGGAAGATGAACTAGAAGAAGACGAGCTACAACCACCAAACTTGTCAACTTCAACAGCAGCAAAATCTCTACGGGGAAATGATCCACCTCCTATAGAACTCTCTCTACCACCTATAGATCCCGCAGAAGAGTAAAAATCAACACCATTCTCAGCAGTACCTGAGAAAAACCTCGTGTTCCCATAACTCTGTCTCGCATTCCTTCCAAGTAGAGGCGGCAATGGACGTAACTCTGGCGATTCCATTTTCCTATATGGACTCTGATTACTACTGTTATTCCGAAtatgactatttttatgagtGTCAACGCTGCCATGAGAGTTAACAAGTGTACCTAAGTAGAGAAAGAAGATCATAAGCAGAGTGAATTGTCGTACCAGAAATAGGCTAAAATCAGTGGAACAAATTACAGAGCTTGGGGATTTCCTTATGATATGCATGTGAACCGAAtgcatattatattttgatagcaAATGCTTGCTATTTTTGAACCAAATGAACTTTTCTTTTAACAAACTATAGACTTGGTTCAGCATATTGTTAAGAGTAGTAGAATAATTCTTTTGAACATAAACAGACATCTGTTGGCTACAAGAAAGAGTGAAAGACTGATATATCTTAGTATTTGCAGCTAGAAAGACCTTATACCTGACTTCTCGTTAAGCCAGTTTACCTAGCTAGCATAGTTTTGTCAGAATGTTTCGGGTACCTGGAAAAGAGAAACAATTACAAATTAGACGGAAAAGAGAAACAATTACCTTTTTCATGTATCCTAACAATGCAAATTATAGAAAAGTTTAACAAATCCTGCTAGATGCTATGCAATTATATAAGTCTACTTTTGTTAAATGCTTCTAAAGAATAGTTTGGTACTCTATTACATTACCAGCCCCAAATATAACTACCCAAACATCTCTTCACTTTTTTAAGTTCTTCCATGGGGTCAACATACTCAGCCCCAAATATAACTACCGAAGCCATTATATATCCATTCCAAGAGGGAGGTTAAATATATTTCCTGTACCTTATGAATAAAAGATACCACTGAATAGATTCCCCTTCCATGTGAACAACTACAATTCCTACTCTTTGATATATGGAAACTTCTTCTAAATAAATGATTTGATCCACCCTAAACATCCAATAACTCAAATCTTCTtcttaaaacatagaaaaatccATTCTAGTATACCTATTCATGACATGGATAGGGTTATTGTTCATAACAGGGCTTTTCTCTTTCTGCCTTCTATAGTACCAGGACCATTATCCATATGCCTTTCTATGGAATTCCTCATTAATGAAGGAACGACTTCTTCATCAGAAGCTAGATTTCTTGGATCCCAACCCCCTTCAACCTGGTCTTTTAATTAAAGCAATACCAACTCCAACCCCTTCAAATATGACACTTCTACATCGAGTTTCCCAACTTCTGCAACCAATTTCTGCATCATGTCTTACAATTACCCAATTCTTATGAAGAACATTCAATATTGTTATCATAGAAACATGAGTATTCATATGGTGGATTTAGGTATTCATAGATGAAATTAGAGAGAATAACTTAATATTGATGAATAGAGAGAAGAAGATACAGAAGAAATTATAGTAGACAAAAGTAATTTGATTATTCATTAACTGCCATAATTATGGAAATGTACAAAGCGTTGTagcaaaagaataataaataccTTTCTAGTTGATTTTCCCAGTCATTTACTTATAGCTAACAGCTCCACCAATTGACTTTGATGAATACTTATGGATGAAGAAAAATCTCAAAGAGCCAAGCACGCAAAACCGAAATAGAGGTTTCAGGCAAACCCCTCTGATGTCATTGCAAATAGAGATCAATTTGGGAGGTCGACCGGAGAAGCAATTTGGGGGAAATGAGAGAGTGAAAGCTACCTATCGATTTGGTAAAGTGAGAGCTGCCAAATCGATTTGATAAAGtgaggaaaaaatattttgaccaattaaaaaaaaaagggaaaatataagGTTTGAGCAATATTTTTTcgattataaatttatattttttttatcgaaTATGCgctatttttttattgatagcGGGGGTTTAAAAACCCCCGCAACCCTATAAATTTTAGCGGCAGATTTTTAAcccttatattttatataattttacggAGGTTAAAATAACCCCCGCAATATTACCCATTTTTTGTAGTGACAACATGATAAAAAGCCGaccaattcatacccaaaataacatcaaaatcgatcatatctAATACAAGCAAATCTACCAAAGTATCACGcccgacaaaagtcacaacacaagattgatgcgcccgatccaccactaaagaatcacctaccagtgtagatacacgaataggcatggcaagaggctcactagcagaatcaaaacccaaagcaaaatacacagacacataaaagaaagTCGATCCAAAATCAAATAATGCAGATGCAGGTCTGAAATAAACGGGGACGATGCCTGTAATCACAGCAACAAAAACCTTTgcctcaggtctggctggtatagcataacactgaccacgaccACCAACCGCTTAAGTGGCCCCACGGCAACCCCTACAAGCTCCACTACCTATGCTCATTGCACATCTGGTAGCACCCCTACCCCCCACAACTGAAATAGGAGTAGCCCAAACCACCTGGCGGGGATCGTCCCTGGCCACATAACAAATCTCATCACACGCATAGCAACCTCTACAACCAGTCTCAATAGAAAAAGGTATAACTGGGCCCGAACGGCCACCCTGAattgctgaactagaagatctaCCACCTGAACTCTGTAAATCCACCTGCACTgacctaccatggtatccacgagaacctctaaaatctctgtcTCGAGAGGTTTGACTCCTAAACTCACCAAAACGTAGCGCCTTCCTGGCGCTTCCCTGAGATACACTAAGAATACCATCTGCCATCTTAGCATAACTCTGGAAAGAAGCCCCAAACACAACTATTTGAGACGTATCTAACTGAAGAGAGACACCCAAATCCTTCACAAACTTCTGAACCTTCTCAGAATTAATAAAATGCTATCATTGGAATATCTGGACAGGGCATGGAAGcgtgcctcatactcagcaactgtcATAGCGCCTatctctaaatgatcaaactcgtctTACATACGGTCTCTCAAAatgaaaggcacaaatctctttAGAAAAACCTCAGcgaactgatcccaagtcatctcaggAGAATCATAGGGTCTACAACTGACAAGCGACCTCTACCAATCTCTCgttgcatctctcaactgataagatgtagtataagccacactATCCGTGCAGAA
Coding sequences within:
- the LOC107878141 gene encoding formin-like protein 1 → MANVPIFVESPSLSPSLSPRSLLSPERYSTRRMDSSPGIFNFLEQDVQFLERNRNHIQHATPASVPPPLCPPPPPLPPQSLVLKTPLKSIGVESPVLVSPMELPSISEHVEKNDEKTEEPKPKLKTLHWNKVRASLDRKMEWYQLKSSSFKLNEEMIETLFVVKDPTLNTNDTARSFVPSPNQENRVLDPKKAQNIAIFLRALNVTTEKICEALLEGNAEIIGTELLEILLEMAPSKDKEHKLKEYKDDSPVKLDPTEKFLKAMFDIPFSILMLKILEFENTS